The following are from one region of the Nitrososphaerota archaeon genome:
- a CDS encoding ferritin-like domain-containing protein, with the protein MSSKEELLKFLKEQIKIENEIVDSLNKSLINIENPVVKGTLKGISLDSVKHAEMYASAINLLTGVSKALTQENLDEQTELVRRHIEIEAELIRKINKIIPEIENEKIKFLLNAILLDEKRHHALLKKVLEILVRGETITEEDWWEIIWKEVPFHGAPGG; encoded by the coding sequence TTGAGTTCAAAAGAAGAATTATTAAAATTTCTTAAAGAGCAAATTAAAATTGAAAATGAAATCGTAGATTCGTTAAATAAATCTTTAATTAATATAGAAAATCCAGTTGTTAAAGGAACTTTGAAAGGAATTTCTTTAGATTCTGTAAAACATGCAGAAATGTATGCTTCAGCTATTAATTTATTAACAGGAGTTTCTAAAGCTCTTACGCAAGAAAATCTTGATGAACAAACAGAACTTGTGAGGAGACATATAGAGATAGAAGCAGAGCTTATTAGAAAAATTAATAAAATAATACCTGAAATTGAAAATGAAAAAATCAAATTCCTTTTAAATGCAATATTATTAGATGAAAAAAGACATCACGCACTTCTAAAAAAAGTTTTAGAAATTCTAGTTAGAGGGGAAACTATAACAGAAGAAGATTGGTGGGAGATTATCTGGAAAGAAGTGCCATTTCATGGAGCGCCAGGAGGATAA
- a CDS encoding 30S ribosomal protein S19, producing MSREFRYRGYTIEEMQKMSMDEIIKLLPSRQRRSLGKRGLTLAQTILLRKIREYKQQKTDKPIKTHCRDMIILPEMVGLTIHVHNGKEFVPVNIKPEMIGHRLGEFAITNKRVVHGRAGVGATRSSMYVPLK from the coding sequence ATGTCAAGAGAATTTAGATATAGAGGATATACGATAGAAGAAATGCAAAAAATGTCAATGGATGAAATAATAAAATTACTGCCAAGTAGACAAAGAAGATCTTTAGGAAAGAGGGGTTTAACACTAGCGCAAACAATACTATTAAGAAAAATAAGAGAATATAAGCAACAAAAAACTGATAAACCAATTAAAACACATTGTAGAGATATGATAATATTACCAGAAATGGTTGGATTAACAATACATGTGCATAATGGAAAAGAATTTGTTCCAGTAAATATAAAACCAGAAATGATAGGCCATAGACTTGGAGAATTTGCAATAACTAATAAAAGAGTTGTGCATGGAAGAGCTGGAGTTGGAGCCACCCGTTCATCTATGTATGTTCCTTTGAAATAA